A stretch of Besnoitia besnoiti strain Bb-Ger1 chromosome III, whole genome shotgun sequence DNA encodes these proteins:
- a CDS encoding hypothetical protein (encoded by transcript BESB_048610), translating into MASSTSSNPAEHMADGGNTGGGGSNSPTQTQELGCPTHRQLSEAHDSVVRPVSNNPGEEVRSLRPTPSVLTSAAQGVQLDCANASLPTDVLLTENQYALYAAYYQWYYHAAQEARNSLLSDNMTNRTQLQEHPPDSKRDIVKKWMKRPARQQIDQNEASRYSHCEGGTEYNIWYGKYLTDRYNKPSYLDRETAPYKCNPKRDAGYTRANTDASGEHFFCIYYAKGGCCLGKNCRFRHSVPTADDEGHLEWSYDIFGRERFSTHKDDMDGVGSFNHDCKTLFVGGFCIDSEIPDGLKKMESFLLKEFSAWGDVTCIRVIPKKNIAFITYAYRVQAEFAKVAMADQNLGKQAPLLLVKWAHHDGNANKRRTDEEEEAKRKRQKELTEIGPSMPSADGVHPGAFPFLPEGSACRDAAGDAAAVSATLQGHYNTWQVLSADVPEKADSMSARFSQAAYLHGSFLQDWAALYDGCSEKDVDAAPRPLAEQMPKPNAESSGGGDPSASPLISTDEAEEALGRMQHILNRIDGLDATAFEVPMHSLSAPVYPQIS; encoded by the coding sequence ATGGCATCGTCGACCTCTAGTAACCCAGCGGAGCACATGGCAGATGGTGGGAACACCGGTGGCGGCGGGTCGAACTCACCTACGCAAACACAGGAACTTGGATGTCCGACTCACCGGCAACTTAGTGAAGCACATGACAGTGTAGTCCGTCCCGTCAGTAACAACCCCGGCGAGGAGGTCCGAAGTCTCCGCCCTACACCATCTGTCCTGACCTCCGCAGCACAAGGAGTACAATTAGACTGTGCGAACGCCAGCTTGCCGACGGACGTCCTGCTCACCGAAAACCAGTATGCTTTGTACGCTGCGTATTATCAATGGTACTACCATGCGGCACAGGAAGCTCGCAACAGCTTGCTGTCTGATAACATGACTAACCGGACACAGCTGCAAGAGCATCCACCAGACTCGAAGCGTGACATCGTCAAGAAATGGATGaagcgccctgcgcgccagcAGATTGACCAGAACGAAGCTAGCCGTTACTCTCACTGCGAAGGAGGCACCGAATATAATATCTGGTATGGAAAATATCTGACAGACAGATACAATAAGCCCAGTTACTTGGACCGCGAGACCGCGCCGTACAAGTGCAACCCGAAACGCGATGCTGGCTACACGAGGGCAAACACAGATGCATCGGGAGAGCACTTCTTTTGCATTTATTATGCAAAGGGTGGTTGTTGCTTAGGCAAAAACTGCCGTTTTCGCCACAGTGTGCCTACGGCAGACGATGAGGGCCATTTGGAATGGAGTTATGACATATTTGGGAGGGAGAGGTTCAGCACTCACAAAGATGATATGGATGGCGTGGGCAGCTTCAATCACGATTGCAAAACACTCTTCGTCGGCGGGTTCTGCATCGATTCCGAAATCCCTGACGGTCTCAAGAAGATGGAGAGTTTCCTTTTAAAAGAATTCAGTGCATGGGGAGACGTTACATGTATCCGAGTCATTCCCAAAAAGAACATTGCCTTCATCACGTACGCCTACCGAGTCCAAGCAGAGTTCGCAAAAGTGGCGATGGCCGATCAAAATCTGGGAAAACAAGCGCCACTTCTATTGGTGAAGTGGGCTCATCATGATGGAAATGCGAACAAGCGCAGGActgacgaggaagaagaggcgaaacgAAAGAGGCAAAAAGAGTTAACTGAAATCGGGCCCAGCATGCCTTCGGCTGACGGCGTCCACCCGGGTGCGTTTCCCTTCCTCCCTGAGGGTTCGGCTTGTCGCGATGCTGCTGGAGATGCTGCCGCAGTCTCTGCTACACTCCAAGGCCACTACAATACATGGCAAGTGCTTTCAGCCGATGTGCCGGAGAAAGCTGACAGCATGAGTGCCAGATTCAGTCAGGCTGCTTATCTACATGGCTCTTTCCTTCAAGACTGGGCAGCTCTCTACGACGGATGCAGTGAGAAAGACGTAGACGCCGCCCCGCGTCCACTCGCAGAGCAGATGCCGAAGCCAAATGCTGAATCTTCTGGAGGGGGAGACCCCTCTGCCAGCCCTCTCATTAGTAcggacgaagcggaggaagcgctGGGCCGAATGCAGCACATTCTCAATCGGATCGATGGACTTGATGCAACTGCCTTCGAGGTCCCGATGCACAGCCTGTCAGCGCCTGTTTACCCACAGATCAGTTGA
- a CDS encoding hypothetical protein (encoded by transcript BESB_048630): MASFKLTLMVTVATLSSLDTAAALRGLEAGAGAARGPTTVLPVCSAVSLGSLHIDMITAGCTGNEARRVCSVGVSNPGGYPLCEELEAETCGSDCNCWSTCTDHACNPDSLSAGMFLPSSIAPCKSYMSWCRFLFYLQRYLCKAGTTGSESDEENMVHGSTKQANSSLAARWPTLKRTAQDSSILTPQPEHTNFVRHAWLCSSLAIPEATRKDGGF; this comes from the exons atgGCGTCCTTTAAACTTACATTGATGGTCACCGTTGCCACTCTTTCCAGTCTCGACACAGCTGCTGCTTTGAGAGGTCTCGAGGCTGGTGCTGGTGCTGCCAGAGGGCCGACTACTGTCCTACCAGTTTGCAGCGCTGTCAGTCTGGGCTCGTTACACATCG ACATGAT AACTGCAGGATGCACAGGGAACGAAGCCAGGAGGGTCTGTTCCGTTGGTGTATCCAATCCCGGTG GATACCCTCTGTGTGAAGAACTAGAAGCAGAGACGTGCGGCTCCGACTGCAACTGCTGGAGTACGTGCACTGATCATGCGTGCAACCCCGACTCCCTATCGGCGGGTATGTTTTTACCTTCCTCCATTGCTCCTTGTAAATCTTACATGAGCTGGTGCAGGTTTCTTTTTT ATCTACAGCGCTACCTTTGTAAAGCAGGCACAACAG GCTCAGAAAGCGATGAAGAAAATATGGTACACGGGTCAACCAAACAGGCCAATAGTAGCCTTGCAGCGAGGTGGCCAACCTTAAAAAGGACTGCCCAAGACTCAAGCATTCTTACACCCCAACCGGAGCACACCAATTTCGTGCGGCACGCTTGGCTCTGTAGCTCTCTCGCTATCCCGGAAGCTACTAGAAAGGATGGCGGCTTCTGA
- a CDS encoding putative cell-cycle-associated protein kinase GSK (encoded by transcript BESB_048620), giving the protein MPDPQYDPAAAQKSNNARAAGGSQRTTAVKGERQSRVHSGNPHPTLTYDIGRVLGNGSFGVVTEARCVDTGEVVAIKKVLQDPRYKNRELDIMKELKHPNVVKLIDFFYTEMGDRDTNDHNRFLNVVMEHIPETVYRVMKSFLRANQQVPFILTKLYTYQMCRALGYLHALGICHRDIKPQNLLVDSRTHVLKLCDFGSAKRLVPGEQSVSYICSRFYRAPELMLGASEYTTAIDVWSIGCVLGELLLGRPLFAGETSVDQLVKIIQILGTPSRRQMSTMNPNYTEFRFPDVKPREWKSIFASHIAAGDTNDPSWDQALDLLNKFLRYEPGERLLPLEALSHDFFDELRLPTTRLPNGGPLPELFTFSQLELQNMSPAAQVKCIPKHIASANSRG; this is encoded by the exons ATGCCAGACCCACAGTACGACCCAGCAGCTGCTCAGAAGAGCAATAACGCTCGAGCTGCAGGAGGCAGCCAGCGGACGACTGCTGTGAAAGGGGAACGACAGAGCCGCGTTCACTCCGGCAATCCTCATCCGACCCTGACTTACGATATAGGGCGGGTACTGGGCAACGGTTCGTTCGGCGTCGTAACAGAGGCGAGATGTGTCGATACGGGCGAAGTTGTAGCTATCAAGAAAGTACTTCAG GATCCGCGGTACAAGAACCGAGAGCTTGATATAATGAAGGAGCTCAAGCATCCCAACGTCGTCAAGCTTATCGACTTTTTTTATACTGAGATGGGGGACCGGGATACAAACGACCATAATCGGTTTCTGAACGTAGTGATGGAGCACATCCCGGAGACAGTGTACAGAGTTATGAAGTCGTTCCTACGGGCCAACCAGCAGGTCCCGTTTATTTTGACCAAGCTGTACACCTACCAGATGTGTCGTGCGTTGGGCTATCTCCATGCTCTGGGCATTTGCCACCGCGACATCAAGCCGCAGAACCTGTTGGTGGACTCTCGAACACACGTTCTTAAATTGTGTGACTTCGGTTCAGCAAAACGGCTTGTGCCTG GCGAACAAAGCGTCTCATACATCTGCTCTCGTTTTTACCGGGCGCCTGAACTGATGCTGGGCGCCAGCGAGTACACGACGGCTATCGACGTTTGGTCCATAG GTTGTGTACTCGGAGAGCTACTGCTTGGCCGCCCCTTATTTGCTGGCGAAACAAGTGTAGACCAGCTAGTCAAGATCATTCAGATTCTGGGCACTCCAAGCAGGCGTCAAATGTCGACGATGAATCCGAATTACACAGAATTTCGGTTCCCAGATGTCAAACCAAGAGAGTGGAAATCA ATCTTCGCATCACATATTGCTGCTGGTGACACCAATGATCCATCTTGGGACCAAGCACTCGACCTGCTCAACAAGTTTTTGAGATACGAGCCAGGCGAGAGACTGCTTCCGTTGGAAGCTTTATCTCATGATTTCTTTGATGAGCTACGTTTGCCAACGACTCG GCTCCCCAATGGTGGACCTCTTCCTGAATTGTTCACCTTCTCTCAGCTGGAACTGCAGAATATGTCTCCTGCGGCACAAGTGAAGTGTATTCCGAAACATATCGCCAGTGCAAATAGCCGTGGTTAA
- a CDS encoding hypothetical protein (encoded by transcript BESB_048580), whose translation MAAPSAVDFHAMLAEARREAALRRQQHQGASTDPAASVESSPSAKPLHKTPPPPACFFPGLRRLAPADFFNLLQTPASASSQEAPTNVAGEPQQQNAASLAQRTVQAAIPNPVVVVDLRKEELYRARHVRRAVQADAFLEDVRKAVAQDSAELSSEALKTSLPENIVFYACSHEENERFSLAASHAEGEPALASATTTETEADTQRSGEAALSARLAEERQRLRLVVRDLESLVEQRQAAYRRSLPPEAQGMQGGLGRQRVQKGPLAPRLFWLEGGFAAFWHSFPFLCLSTGEEEAAATRMDATAAAALMSYPREIFRLPDLPSVDQSRAHAPELPADSPAVAVTPFRGVFLGSMLHAMSRGVRRRLRIHTILDLSKEGLPPTLGNCNCVVACPASGGCVAAVPRGRRDEPLARLTGEAREPARPLRVAEGGEAALAEEDARWDDEREGSGDDGPDTEGGEKHARTPGSVLVVHSSDLCSISATSAVLAAFLATEPPTSGSSWVSAAQRARHATATGFDGAALALARLMRRWPTTRLEAQHYEQLERFCARVGRLGTEAGRKQGHAGSAAGSTKSCESAAPPQHSPSTRLRGRRDPADACHSSVCEEGKGDEGDGVEAESSADLHAVAMRLTLDLCRLPSQPVFLLPLSLGVSAAAAAQETESSASDSREVSVATLLWGLTYIFDAQGTIQSPTRSTEAVGTREQASLFTAVDGHRSSNDELHRLLCGLASLLARVAAGSAPSSQPSSRAEASSCPAQGAFTAGARLALHHDVRSFSATEHTVRAGLLDLATWRGRGGEDLAPSAETGGNLSKLEAWTLLANCVGCWAAGVQRRPREEEFQREAESSEARQSSACGPSRACRLAVLQGLCQVLEATATGMRCSPEEMRQCSPAVEAFLLNMTILKEALEGPAGSTMTEEEATRGAEQRPSERAAPENESKRNSKNEEDARKRLKKLLVSLLVQAAGREAAAFLILESENRREDELRAGGTNRHSTGMARETSPLQASHRGAASGSLPAIEDTAGRQETFLGRSTLALRFSLTALYGAFVRPLFLDTMKDSATCSKGQLQADRASQKRGDKSMKRLKDLFNTESLRFVLQVADIWSAKHPSEGCEALKMLQQIQAHDTRDKQQGAEEGLPASLGLVLRPVVLVAGEM comes from the exons ATGGCAGCTCCGTCGGCTGTTGACTTCCACGCGATGCTAGCGGAGGCtcggcgggaggcggcgctgagaCGGCAGCAGCATCAAGGCGCTTCCACTGACCCGGCTGCCTCCGTAGAGTCAAGCCCCAGTGCGAAGCCCCTCCACAaaacgcctcctcctcctgcgtgtttttttcccggcctccggcgcctcgctccagCGGACTTCTTCAACCTCCTTCAGACCCCCGCAAGCGCGTCCTCGCAGGAGGCGCCCACGAATGTCGCtggagagccgcagcagcagaatgCTGCCTCGCTGGCTCAACGAACGGTTCAGGCAGCGATTCCGAATCCCGTAGTCGTCGTCGATTTGCGAAAAGAGGAGCTGTACCGCGCGCGCCACGTGCGGCGAGCTGTTCAGGCGGACGCGTTTCTGGAGGACGTTCGGAAGGCTGTGGCGCAGGATTCTGCGGAGCTCAGCAGCGAAGCTCTGAAGACTTCGCTCCCAGAAAATATCGTCTTCTATGCCTGCTCCCACGAGGAGAATGAAAGGTTTTCTTTGGCTGCCTcacacgcagaaggcgaaccCGCGCTAGCCAGTGCGACCACCACGGAGACGGAAGCGGACACGCAGAGAAGTGGGGAGGCAGCGCTGTCTGCCAGACTCGCGGAGGAAAGGCAGCGACTGCGTCTGGTCGTACGTGATTTGGAGAGTCTCGTGGAGCAGAGGCAAGCGGCGTAccgtcgctctcttcccCCCGAGGCGCAAGGAATGCAGGGCGGTCTGGGACGGCAGAGAGTGCAGAAGGGCCCCCTAGCTCCGCGGCTCTTTTGGCTGGAAGGCGGTTTTGCCGCCTTCTGGCACTCCTTTCCTTTCCTGTGTCTGAGTactggcgaggaggaagctgccGCGACCAGGATGGACGCcaccgctgcggctgcgctgaTGAGTTACCCGCGAGAGATCTTCCGGCTGCCTGATTTGCCGAGTGTAGACCAGAGCCGCGCACACGCTCCAGAGTTGCCGGCTGACTcccccgcggtcgcggtgACGCCTTTTCGGGGCGTGTTCCTAGGGAGCATGCTGCACGCCATGAgtcgcggcgttcgccggcgtctgcggattCACACCATCCTGGATCTGTCCAAAGAGGGCCTGCCGCCGACGCTCGGAAACTGCAACTGCGTGGTGGCGTGTCCTGCATCGGGGGGGTGTGTCGCAGCGGtgccgcgaggaaggcgcgacgaGCCGCTCGCACGGCTCacaggcgaagcgcgggAGCCCGCGAGACCCCTGCGGGTG gctgaaggaggcgaagcggcgctggcggaggaggaTGCACGATGGGACGACGAACGCGAGGGGAGTGGGGACGACGGGCCCGACACGGAAGGGGGTGAAAAGCACGCCAGGACTCCGGGGTCTGTCCTGGTCGTTCACAGCAGCGACCTCTGCAGCATCAGTGCGACCTCTGCCGTCCTCGCTGCGTTCCTTGCGACAGAGCCGCCGACCAGCGGGTCTTCGtgggtctccgcggcgcagagagcaagACACGCGACGGCAACTGGCTtcgacggcgccgctctcgcactcgcgcgcctcaTGCGTCGCTGGCCTACCacgcgcctcgaggcgcagcactatgagcagctggagcgcttctgcgcgcgcgtgggAAGGCTGGGGACGGAAGCAGGGAGGAAACAGGGTCACGCGGGGTCCGCCGCCGGTTCGACAAAGAGctgcgagagcgcggcgccgcctcagcactcgccgtcgacgcgtcttcggggaagaagagatcCAGCGGACGCATGTCATTCGTCTGTTTGCGAAGAGGGCAAGGgtgacgaaggcgacggagtCGAGGCAGAGTCAAGCGCCGATCTGCATGCAGTAGCTATGAGGCTGACGTTGGATTTGTGCCGCCTGCCTTCACAAcctgtttttctccttcctctgtcGCTGGGTGTttcagccgcggctgctgcgcaggaaACCGAAAGTTCTGCGTCTGACTCCCGAGAAGTCTCTGTGGCTACGCTCCTGTGGGGACTCACCTACATTTTCGATGCGCAGGGAACCATTCAGTCGCCGACGCGCTCGACAGAGGCTGTAGGCACGCGCGAGCAGGCCTCGCTCTTTACTGCAGTCGACGGTCATCGCAGCAGCAACGATGAATTGCATCGCCTCCTGTGTGGCTTggcctctctgctcgcgcgggttgcggcgggctccgcgccttcttctcagcCTTCTTCCAGAGCGGAGGCCAGTAGTTGTCCAGCGCAGGGCGCCTTCACCGCTGGAGCTCGGCTGGCGCTGCATCACGATGTCCGCTCTTTCTCTGCAACTGAGCACACCGTGAGGGCCGGTCTCCTTGACCTTGCCACgtggcgcggacgcggaggagaggatCTAGCTCCTtcggcagagacaggcggcaACCTTTCAAAGCTCGAAGCCTGGACGCTCCTGGCAAATTGTGTAGGCTGCTGGGCAGCGGgagtgcagcggcggccgagagaggaggaattTCAACGCGAGGCGGAGTCTTCGGAGGCACGACAGAGCTCTGCGTGCGGACCAAGTCGAGCCTGTAGACTCGCGGTGCTGCAAGGCCTTTGCCAGGTGCTGGAGGCCACGGCGACGGGGATGCGATGTTCACCCGAGGAGATGCGGCAGTGCTCGCCCGCAGTGGAGGCGTTTCTTTTGAACATGACGATTTTGaaagaggcgctggagggtCCGGCCGGCAGTACGATGActgaagaggaagcgacgagAGGTGCTGAGCAAAGGCCGTCAGAGCGAGCAGCGCCCGAAAACGAGAGCAAACGAAACTCgaagaacgaagaagacgcgaggaagcggctgAAGAAACTGCTCGTCAGCCTCCTTGTTCAGGCTgcggggcgagaggcggcggcgtttctcattctggagagcgagaatcgccgagaagacgagctgcgcgcTGGGGGCACGAACAGACATTCCACGGGGATGGCGCGCGAGACATCTCCTTTGCAGGCTTCACACAGAGGAGCTGCATCAGGATCGCTGCCGGCGATAGAGGACACAGCTGGTAGGCAAGAGACGTTCCTCGGACGCTCTACGCTCGCGCTCCGCTTCTCGTTGACGGCGTTGTACGGTGCGTTTGTCCGCCCTTTGTTTCTGGACACCATGAAAGACTCTGCGACATGTTCGAAagggcagctgcaggccgaCCGAGCGAGCCAGAAGCGGGGCGACAAGAGCATGAAGAGACTAAAAGACCTTTTCAACACGGAAAGCTTGCGTTTCGTATTACAGGTAGCGGATATCTGGAGCGCCAAACATCCGTCTGAGGGTTGCGAGGCGCTCAAAATGCTGCAGCAAATACAGGCACACGACACGAGGGACAAGCAGCAAGGTGCCGAGGAGGGACTCCCCGCATCGTTGGGGCTCGTTTTGAGGCCGGTTGTGCTCGTCGCAGGCGAAATGTGA
- a CDS encoding putative heat shock protein 40 (encoded by transcript BESB_048600): protein MCTTLRKSIDLRFHAQISLSGGVSRVRLPCLLCLLQDYYKILGVSKDASDTDLKKAYRKLAMKWHPDKHADADAKKKAEAQFKDIAEAYDVLSDKEKRQIYDQFGEEGLKSGGSPSGGGGPGGPRANFVYREVDPSELFSRFFGSDRMFFGGDDDFGPFGGVGMGAHGAGFPFRMHHAGSSGSFGARGPSKPKTYEVDLSLSLEELYTGTKKKLKITRTRYRGGQMLKEDNVLSIDVKPGWKEGTKITFAGEGDQDGPNSPPGDVVFVVKTKPNGRFVRDGNHLIHKVSIPLVKALTGFTVPIESLDGRSLKVKVDTIVTPKSRKIVPNEGMPISKRPGEKGDLILEFDIHFPKNLTEDQKTKLKDVLPNV, encoded by the exons ATGTGTACGACACTTCGAAAAAGTATTGATCTAAGATTCCATGCGCAGATTTCACTGTCAGGGGGAGTCAGTCGTGTGCGCTTACCCTGCCTGTTGTGTCTGCTTCAGGACTATTACAAGATCCTGGGCGTCAGCAAGGATGCCTCGGACACAGACTTGAAGAAGGCGTATAGAAAGCTTGCTATGAAGTGGCACCCCGACaagcacgcagacgcagacgccaagAAGAAGGCCGAGGCCCAGTTCAAAGATATTGCAGAAGCCTACGATGTGCTCTCCGATAAGGAAAAGAGACAAATCTATGATCAGTTTGGAGAGGAAGGCCTCAAGAGCGGCGGCTCTCCGAGTGGAGGTGGCGGACCGGGCGGGCCCCGCGCCAATTTCGTGT ACCGCGAGGTGGACCCGAGCGAACTCTTCTCCAGGTTCTTTGGCAGCGACCGCATGTTTTTCGGAGGCGACGATGATTTCGGTCCCTTCGGAGGCGTCGGCATGGGCGCACACGGCGCTGGATTTCCATTCCGCATGCACCAcgcgggcagcagcggcagtttcggcgcgcgcg GCCCGTCTAAACCCAAGACCTACGAGGTTGACCTCTCTCTGTCCCTGGAGGAGCTGTACAC AGGAACCaagaagaagctgaagaTTACGCGAACGAG GTACCGAGGCGGACAGATGTTGAAGGAGGACAACGTCTTGTCGATCGACGTGAAACCG GGCTGGAAGGAGGGAACCAA AATCACATTTGCTGGCGAAGGCGATCAAGACGGCCCGAACTCTCCTCCGGGCGACGTTGTTTT CGTGGTCAAGACGAAGCCGAATGGCCGCTTCGTGCGGGATGGCAACCACCTCATCCACAAAGTCTCCATTCCGTTGGTGAAA GCACTGACGGGCTTCACGGTGCCTATCGAGAGCCTTGACGGACGCTCCTTAAAGGTGAAAGTTGATACAATCGTCACTCCCAAGAGCCGAAAGATCGTGCCCAACGAAG GCATGCCGATTTCGAAGCGACcgggcgagaagggcgaccTCATTCTTGAGTTCGACATCCATTTTCCAAA GAATTTGACAGAGGACCAAAAGACAAAATTGAAAGACGTGCTGCCCAACGTTTAG
- a CDS encoding hypothetical protein (encoded by transcript BESB_048590), translating into MTKKIISASVKKVLTKLLPQKKLPQAEIQPPLQAPDASVEESPLSPTVAGPPNDIAGSKDCTSGPGHSQSREHAPGIDSPPMDTESSPCPLETSEEPKCFSGEQSSMDAKDFVSDLPAQSIPVSSQRERDRERSARLQLDPILLSFAVYPAVLTFTDREESIADSESPTTDAPESPYTLYATTRDLTSGSGLSIRRANPRGNPRGCGELTHEMEVFQSDDSEGEIPCLEYDSSIGSLRQSPHAFAFSVGPMDGRERLPMACASGPASFFQRSSRNNNAEASGTEGFYEKRVFHVEPHHGKRCIMYMGYGDDNSAGH; encoded by the coding sequence ATGACAAAAAAAATCATCAGTGCCTCGGTTAAGAAGGTCCTGACCAAACTCCTTCCTCAGAAAAAGCTTCCCCAAGCGGAAATTCAGCCTCCTTTACAGGCACCAGATGCCTCAGTCGAAGAATCTCCCTTGAGCCCGACCGTCGCCGGACCTCCGAACGACATTGCAGGTTCGAAAGACTGCACGAGTGGACCTGGACATTCCCAATCGCGTGAGCATGCACCTGGTATAGATTCACCTCCAATGGATACAGAGTCCTCACCTTGTCCCTTGGAGACAAGTGAGGAACCCAAGTGTTTCAGTGGTGAACAGAGTTCCATGGACGCAAAGGACTTCGTGTCCGATCTGCCGGCGCAATCGATTCCTGTCTCGTCACAGAGAGAACGGGATCgagagcgcagcgcgcgcctgcaaCTGGACCCCATTCTTCTTAGCTTCGCAGTGTACCCAGCCGTACTGACGTTTACTGACCGGGAGGAATCTATAGCGGACTCAGAGAGTCCTACAACAGATGCGCCTGAATCGCCGTATACTCTCTACGCCACCACCAGAGACTTGACATCCGGATCTGGTTTGAGCATACGACGCGCGAATCCGAGGGGGAAtccccgcggctgcggggaACTTACTCACGAGATGGAAGTCTTCCAGTCAGATGACAGTGAAGGAGAAATACCTTGCCTGGAATACGACAGTTCCATAGGGAGCTTGCGGCAGTCGCCACATGCATTTGCATTCAGCGTGGGACCTATGgacgggagagagcgacTGCCGATGGCTTGCGCCAGTGGCCCAGCTTCCTTTTTCCAACGGAGTTCCAGGAACAATAATGCCGAGGCCAGCGGTACTGAAGGCTTTTACGAGAAGCGTGTTTTCCACGTGGAACCACACCACGGGAAACGGTGCATTATGTACATGGGCTACGGAGACGATAACAGCGCAGGCCACTAA